A segment of the Nevskiales bacterium genome:
GCGCAGCTCGGCCTCGACTTCCGCGACCTCGAGCAGGCTACGCGCACGATCCTCGCCTTCGCCGCCGATCATCCGCTCGATGCCATCCTGGCCGTCGACGACAGTGGCACGATGCTTGCCGCGCGGGCCAGCGCGGCGCTCGGCCTGCCGCACAACGCGCCCGAGGCGGCCGAGGCAGCGCGCGACAAGCACCGCATGCGCGTGTTGCTGGCCCGCGCGGGCGTCCGCTCGCCGGCGTTCAGGCTGTGCTCCACCGATGAGGATCTGCACGCGCTGGCGGCACAGGTCGAGTATCCCTGCGTGGTCAAGCCGTTGCGGCTCTCGGGGAGCCGGGGCGTGATCCGGGCCGACGATCCCGGCCAGCTCGTCGCAGCGATGGCCCGGCTCACGCGCCTGCTCAACACCGTCGATCCCACGCCCGGCCCCAAGCCGTTCCTGGTCGAGCGCTTCATCCCCGGCTTCGAAGTCGCGCTGGAAGGCCTGCTCGACCGTGGCAGGCTCCATGTGCTGGCGCTGTTCGACAAGCCCGACCCGCTCGACGGGCCCTTCTTCGAGGAGACGATCTACGTCACGCCGTCGCGCCTGCCTGCGACGGCACAGGCCGCCATCGCGGCATGCGCATCGGAGGCAGCAGCGGCGCTGGGGCTGCGCGAAGGCCCGGTCCACGCCGAGTTGCGCGTCAACCAGGACGGCCCGTGGATCGTCGAGCTGGCCGGGCGATCGATCGGCGGGCTGTGCTCGAAGACTCTACGCTTCGGCACCGATATGTCGCTCGAAGAGCTGATCCTGCGCCAGGCGTGCGGGCTGGAGGTCGCGTCGCTCAACCGCGAGCAACGCGCCGGTGGAGTGATGATGATCCCCATCCCGGCCGCCGGGCTGCTCCGCCGCGTCAGCGGGATCGCAGAGGCGGAGGCCGTGCCGGGGATCGAGGAGGTGCAGATCACCGCCAGGCTGCACTATCCGATCGTTCCGCTGCCGGAGGGCGACAGCTACCTGGGGTTCATTTTTGCGCGCGCGGCGACACCGGATGCCGTCGAGGCCGCGCTGCGCGAGGCGCACCGCCGATTGCAGTTCGAGATCGAGCCGGAGATCCCGCTGCTCGCCGTCAGGTGAGCGGCCGGGCCTCACTTCTTGCGCTGAGGAGCGCCTTTGCCGCTGCGCCCGGCTGGAGTCCACCCCTCGGGCATCTGCTGGCCTGGGCCGAAGAAGAACTGCTCGGCCTGTTCCATGAGCAGCTTCTGGGCCGCCGGGTCGGCCAGGCTCAGGCCGTAGTGATTGATGATCAGGACGGAGTAGTCCAGCCACATCTGCCAGGCCTGCCGGGAGACGTGCTCGTAGATCCGCTGCCCGAGCTCGCCCGGGTACGGCGGCTCGTCAAGGCCCGGCAGCTCGCGGCCTAATTTGACACAGTGGACCATTCTGGCCATGGGCTGGTCTCGCTTTCTGGAGTGGGTCACGCTTTCGCCTGACCGCGGATGTAGCCTAGATTATAACGGCTTCCGGCCAGGTGTCAAAAGCTCGTTCCCCAGCGGCGCCGCGCCGGCCCTTCCCCGCACGTGGGAAGGGAGCAGGGGAGCTCGGGAGCGAAGATGGTTCAAACCGGACCGATCCAGCAGCCGGGCGGCGTGCACGCTCTGCGCGTCGTCTACATGGGAATGACGGGAGCGTTCTCCATCCCGCCGCTGACAGCGCTGCTCGATGCCGGGATCGCGGTGCGCGGCGTGATCGTCCCGGCGATAGGTCGGGAAGCAGATGCCGACCGACCGGCGGTCGCGCCGATCGCGCCTGAGCAGCCGCGGTCGCCGCTGCCGCTCGCCAACCCGTATGTCACGCCGAGCATTGTCCACCTTGCCTGGAAGCACGCGATTCCGGTGTTCGAAATCCGCCGCCTGGCGGCTCCCGAAACACGCGCACTGTTCGCGGAACTCGGTCCCGATCTGGTATGCGTGGCGTGTTTTCCGCAGCGCATCCCGTCCGCGCTGCTGGCGCTGCCGCCGCTTGGCGTTCTCAACCTGCATCCATCGCTGCTGCCGGCCTACCGCGGCCCGGCACCGCTGTTCTGGGCGTTCCGCAACGGCGAGCGCACGACCGGGGTGACGGTTCACTTCATGGATGAAGGCCTCGACACCGGCGATATCGCCGTACAGGCGCCGATCACCCTGCCTGACGGGATCTCGGGCGCAGAAGCAGAACGGAGGTGTGCAACGCTCGGCGCACGTCTGCTGGTCGAGACAGTTCAGGCGCTCGAGCACGGGACACCGGCGCGCCGCCCACAGAGCGGCGGTAGCTATTACCCGTGGCCGACGCCGGAGGATTTCGCGATCGACACGGCCTGGCCGGCGCGCCGGGCGTTCAACTTCATGCGCGGGACGGCCGAGTGGGGCCAGCCCTATCCGGTCGAGGCCGGTGGCACACGGCTGCTGCTGGGGTCGGCGCTGGCGTACGCAGCGGATGAGAGGCTGAATGTGCCCTGCGTCCGCTCGGGCGACGAGGTACGCATCCAATTTACACCCGGCGTCTTGCGGGCGCGGATGGCGTGAACAGGGACGCCATAGTGACAATAGCCGCAACCCTTTTATTATGTAAATAAAGTGAAAGTAGCCTGAAGAAACCCGCCGCGGTGAACTACTGCGCGGTTTTCCATAGTATTGTTATGTAAATCTGAACGCGGAGCGGGCCTCCTCTTCCTGTGATGCGTGTTGGTATCCATGGCGCGCGAATCGCGACGCCCCGGCTCGACACTGAGCCGGGGCGTCTGGGGCCTGCGGCGGGCGCACAGGCAGGTGACCGGCGGCATGGTCCGCGGGCTGCCCGAAGCCCGCGCTCCTCGTGGCCCATCGTCCGGTCACACCATCGAATCTACCGCAGGCCAGCGCCTGGGGTTACGCCGTACGCGCTGGGGCGGCGAGCAGCTCACGAGCGCAACCACCCGCTGGCATGCTCCGGCCGGCGGCTACGCAGCCAATCGGCCAGCGCGCGCTCGTAGTCGTCGCCGACGAGCGCGCTGACGATCGCACCGCTTACAAAGGCGAACAGGGTGCGCGGGCGGCCAGCCAGCAGGGCCAGCAGCAACGCCGGCACGAAGTTCGTCAATGCGATGTTCAGCCCGATCACCGTCTGGCCTTCGGAGGTAGCATGCATCAACCGCAGCCGATGCCCGGGCTTGCCGGTCGTCATCGCGCGCAGGGTATCACCGACCCAGTTGCCGGCCAGCGCGGCGCCTGCAACAAGCAGCGCGCCGCTGACTTTGCTCGGAAGCCCCATACGATCCTCCTACCGCTCACATTGTTCTGCAGCTCCGGTGAGCAAGATTCAGGCCAGGGGGCCCAGCTAGATGCCGGTGAACAGCTCCAGCTGCTGAGGATGATGGTCGCTTTCCCAGGTCAGCGGCGCGTGGCGCGGCAGCACCCGGACGCTGATACACGTGACCGCTGCCAGTGCCAATACGCTCGATACAACATCGACCGCGATACGGGGGGTGTTGGCCTGCTCCGAGAGATGCGCGAGCCAGGCGGTGCGTTTTCTTCCATCGGCGCCCAGCCGCGCCAGCAGCTCACCGGCACCGACGTTGTCGAGGTGGCCACGCGGCCCGAAGATCCGCTG
Coding sequences within it:
- a CDS encoding ATP-grasp domain-containing protein, which codes for MSMIDSVAGPTSRAARAAGARRVLLLTTAQSYRTQPFLEAAERLGIEVLTAIDMPAPLAGLWHAQLGLDFRDLEQATRTILAFAADHPLDAILAVDDSGTMLAARASAALGLPHNAPEAAEAARDKHRMRVLLARAGVRSPAFRLCSTDEDLHALAAQVEYPCVVKPLRLSGSRGVIRADDPGQLVAAMARLTRLLNTVDPTPGPKPFLVERFIPGFEVALEGLLDRGRLHVLALFDKPDPLDGPFFEETIYVTPSRLPATAQAAIAACASEAAAALGLREGPVHAELRVNQDGPWIVELAGRSIGGLCSKTLRFGTDMSLEELILRQACGLEVASLNREQRAGGVMMIPIPAAGLLRRVSGIAEAEAVPGIEEVQITARLHYPIVPLPEGDSYLGFIFARAATPDAVEAALREAHRRLQFEIEPEIPLLAVR
- a CDS encoding oxidative damage protection protein, which translates into the protein MARMVHCVKLGRELPGLDEPPYPGELGQRIYEHVSRQAWQMWLDYSVLIINHYGLSLADPAAQKLLMEQAEQFFFGPGQQMPEGWTPAGRSGKGAPQRKK
- a CDS encoding formyltransferase family protein, with protein sequence MVQTGPIQQPGGVHALRVVYMGMTGAFSIPPLTALLDAGIAVRGVIVPAIGREADADRPAVAPIAPEQPRSPLPLANPYVTPSIVHLAWKHAIPVFEIRRLAAPETRALFAELGPDLVCVACFPQRIPSALLALPPLGVLNLHPSLLPAYRGPAPLFWAFRNGERTTGVTVHFMDEGLDTGDIAVQAPITLPDGISGAEAERRCATLGARLLVETVQALEHGTPARRPQSGGSYYPWPTPEDFAIDTAWPARRAFNFMRGTAEWGQPYPVEAGGTRLLLGSALAYAADERLNVPCVRSGDEVRIQFTPGVLRARMA